The following are encoded together in the Cystobacter fuscus DSM 2262 genome:
- a CDS encoding peptidylprolyl isomerase: MTLPSRLPLRPALLRAPRLLATTLALAVGLAGCTQKDKEEPDALAVATVNGEVISRADFERELEREFIATSSESGQQPSPEEVEPYKRALLDTLISRTVLLQEARAHNITVTPDEVDRGVLRLSSDYPTGNFNDVLAEGQLSMAELKKNEAARLTIEKLFTNEVYTRVAVTEEELRDTYAQHEAEYSSPEQVRAAQIVVKTMEEARRLQVQLKAGKKFADLARKYSLSADAKVGGDLGFFPRGQMPPAFDEVVFSLAPGQVSDVVETEYGYHLFRVLEKKPGRKLEFVEVRTQVETKLLAQRRAEAQAKYEQELRSKAQVWVNEPTLQAIRGRPVTQKTTEP; this comes from the coding sequence ATGACTCTCCCGAGCCGCCTCCCCCTCCGCCCGGCCCTCCTGCGTGCTCCCCGTCTGCTCGCCACCACCCTGGCGCTCGCCGTGGGACTCGCCGGCTGCACCCAGAAGGACAAGGAGGAGCCGGACGCGCTCGCGGTGGCCACCGTCAACGGCGAGGTCATCTCCCGCGCCGACTTCGAGCGCGAGCTGGAGCGGGAGTTCATCGCCACGAGCTCCGAGTCCGGCCAGCAGCCCTCGCCCGAGGAGGTGGAGCCCTACAAGCGCGCGCTGCTCGACACGCTCATCTCCCGCACGGTGCTCCTGCAGGAGGCGCGCGCCCACAACATCACCGTGACGCCCGACGAGGTGGACCGGGGCGTGCTCCGCCTGTCGAGCGACTACCCCACGGGCAACTTCAACGACGTGCTCGCCGAGGGCCAGCTGTCCATGGCGGAGCTCAAGAAGAACGAGGCCGCGCGCCTCACCATCGAGAAGCTCTTCACCAACGAGGTGTACACCCGCGTGGCGGTGACGGAGGAGGAGCTGCGCGACACCTATGCCCAGCACGAGGCGGAGTACTCCTCGCCCGAGCAGGTGCGCGCCGCGCAGATCGTCGTGAAGACCATGGAGGAGGCGCGGCGGCTGCAAGTCCAGCTCAAGGCGGGCAAGAAGTTCGCGGACCTGGCGCGCAAGTACTCGCTGAGCGCGGACGCGAAGGTGGGCGGAGACCTGGGCTTCTTCCCCCGCGGGCAGATGCCCCCCGCGTTCGACGAGGTGGTGTTCTCGCTCGCGCCGGGCCAGGTGTCGGACGTGGTGGAGACGGAATACGGCTACCACCTGTTCCGCGTGCTGGAGAAGAAGCCGGGGCGCAAGCTGGAGTTCGTCGAGGTGCGCACCCAGGTGGAAACGAAGCTCCTCGCGCAGCGGCGCGCGGAGGCGCAGGCGAAGTACGAACAGGAATTGCGGAGCAAGGCCCAGGTGTGGGTGAACGAGCCCACACTGCAGGCCATTCGCGGCCGTCCCGTCACCCAGAAGACGACCGAGCCCTGA